A genomic window from Blattabacterium cuenoti includes:
- a CDS encoding carboxy terminal-processing peptidase, which yields MMINFKFRNFKYIIIGFIFTFLLSFCSPKEEEEKHRIILKTIYQTLYFLHPNTLKINNEFSQKVYKKYFENLDIQKRFFLQNDLDFLFSFYKDKLDDFWINGDPYFFNITIQHFYQRVKEVENFCYKILKKPFNFNKKEVWIPGVNKYFYPKNKKEWIEEWRKYLKYLTLIEIITSINTNKPTPKNWNNILIIKEKKYRKKVEEDIREYFRKLKMKKKKDWFSMYVNTITSQYDPHTCYFSAQEKENFNLNISGETEGIGVSLQDDKGYATIIKIIVGGPAWKSKKIEIGDKIIKIAKNPNSEYKNIIGMLLEHSIRLIRGKKGTKVKLTIQKKNGSIEEIILIRDIIENKEIFAKSVTILDNYNKKNKYGLIYLPEFYFNPENKNGKNAAKDIKNIILKLKKENIKGLILDIRNNGGGSLETVIAITGFFLGKVPIVQLGLSNGEKKILKNNKHKILWKGPLVLLVNELSASASEIIAAAIKDYKRGIIVGSTQTYGKGTIQTIYSLNKFIFSNQELGALKFTMNKFYRINGSSTQLKGVNSDIFIPNNSCCIGLYKFMEKNQPNYMKWDHIESIPYIPWKGKVDLEKIKLKSINRLKNHKEIIKIYKNIQFIEKKFFNNISIPLNWKIFYNANLKIQKRNHYFQLLKKYLNIYGLRAFPLSYKIILDPQLEEQKEWNKHLLNDFQISECVNILRDFNNDKN from the coding sequence ATGATGATAAATTTTAAATTCAGAAATTTTAAATATATCATAATTGGCTTTATTTTTACTTTTTTATTAAGTTTTTGTTCTCCAAAAGAAGAAGAAGAAAAACATCGTATAATATTAAAAACAATATATCAAACACTTTATTTTTTACATCCTAATACTCTTAAAATTAATAATGAGTTTTCACAAAAAGTATATAAAAAATATTTTGAAAATTTAGATATTCAAAAACGTTTTTTTCTACAAAATGATTTAGATTTTCTTTTTTCTTTCTATAAAGATAAATTAGATGATTTTTGGATTAATGGAGATCCATATTTTTTTAATATTACGATACAACATTTTTATCAAAGAGTAAAAGAAGTGGAAAATTTTTGTTATAAAATATTAAAAAAACCTTTTAATTTTAATAAAAAAGAAGTATGGATACCTGGAGTAAATAAATATTTTTATCCTAAAAATAAAAAAGAATGGATAGAAGAATGGAGAAAATATCTAAAATATTTAACTCTTATAGAAATAATTACTTCAATAAATACAAATAAACCTACTCCAAAAAATTGGAATAATATTCTTATAATAAAAGAAAAAAAATATAGAAAAAAAGTAGAAGAAGATATAAGAGAATATTTTAGAAAATTAAAAATGAAAAAAAAAAAAGATTGGTTTTCTATGTACGTAAATACTATTACTTCACAGTATGATCCTCATACTTGTTATTTTTCTGCTCAAGAAAAAGAAAATTTTAATTTAAATATATCTGGAGAAACAGAAGGAATTGGTGTATCATTACAAGATGATAAAGGATATGCTACTATTATAAAAATTATTGTAGGCGGACCAGCATGGAAAAGTAAAAAAATAGAAATAGGAGATAAAATTATTAAAATAGCAAAAAATCCTAATTCAGAATATAAAAATATTATAGGAATGTTATTAGAACATTCTATTCGTCTAATAAGAGGAAAAAAAGGAACTAAAGTAAAACTAACTATCCAAAAAAAAAATGGATCTATAGAAGAAATTATTCTCATAAGAGATATTATTGAAAATAAAGAAATTTTTGCAAAAAGTGTCACCATATTAGATAATTATAATAAAAAAAATAAATATGGTTTAATATATTTACCAGAATTTTATTTTAATCCTGAAAATAAAAATGGAAAAAATGCCGCTAAAGATATAAAAAATATTATTTTAAAATTAAAAAAAGAAAATATTAAAGGTTTAATTCTTGATATAAGAAATAATGGAGGAGGATCTTTAGAAACAGTAATAGCAATTACCGGATTTTTTTTGGGAAAAGTTCCCATAGTACAATTAGGATTATCTAATGGGGAAAAAAAAATACTAAAAAATAATAAACATAAAATTCTTTGGAAAGGGCCTCTAGTTCTTCTAGTCAATGAACTATCAGCATCTGCATCAGAAATTATCGCTGCTGCTATAAAAGATTATAAAAGAGGCATTATTGTTGGTAGCACTCAAACCTATGGAAAAGGAACTATTCAAACTATTTATTCATTAAATAAATTTATCTTTTCTAATCAAGAATTGGGAGCATTAAAATTTACTATGAATAAATTTTATAGAATAAATGGAAGTTCTACTCAATTAAAAGGCGTAAATTCAGATATTTTTATTCCAAATAATTCTTGTTGTATAGGACTATACAAATTTATGGAAAAAAATCAACCTAATTACATGAAATGGGATCATATTGAATCTATTCCTTATATTCCTTGGAAAGGAAAAGTAGATTTGGAAAAAATTAAATTAAAAAGTATCAATCGTTTAAAAAATCATAAAGAAATAATAAAAATATATAAAAATATACAATTTATAGAAAAAAAATTTTTTAATAACATTTCTATTCCTCTCAATTGGAAAATTTTTTATAATGCTAATTTAAAAATTCAAAAAAGAAATCATTATTTTCAATTATTAAAAAAATATTTAAATATATATGGATTACGAGCCTTTCCATTATCATATAAAATCATTTTAGATCCTCAATTAGAAGAACAAAAAGAATGGAATAAACATTTATTAAATGATTTTCAAATATCTGAATGTGTTAATATTTTACGAGATTTTAATAATGATAAAAATTAA
- the purB gene encoding adenylosuccinate lyase translates to MKKYKNPLIERYSSKEMGYNFSPEKKFITWRKLWISLAEGQKKLGLNITKDQINDLKNHLNDIDWNRITFYEKKFRHDVMAHLYAFGEKAVLAKPIIHLGATSAFLGDNTDIIIIRDGLKIILNKLINIIFHMRNFSLEYHSLPTLAFTHYQPAQLTTVGKRSSLWLQSILMDVEELEFRLKHLSFRGVKGTVGTAASFKELFDGDLHKLKTLEKEIANKFGFTNIFSVTGQTYDRKVDAQIINLLSNISQSAHKFSNDLRLLQNLKEMEEPFEKEQIGSSAMAYKRNPIRSERMASLAKYVISLSNSSAMVTATQWLERTLDDSANRRLVIAQSFLAIDAILIIWNNILENIVVYPKIIHKHIQDELPFLITEYIIVESVKNGADRQEIHERIRIHSMNANNTIKLEGKKNDFIERILKDKKIPINEKKINKMLNPMKLIGFSSDQVLEFIEKKVNPILNKFHYFINSHRDLKV, encoded by the coding sequence GTGAAAAAATATAAAAATCCTTTAATAGAACGATATAGTAGCAAAGAAATGGGATATAATTTTTCTCCAGAAAAAAAATTTATTACTTGGAGAAAACTTTGGATTTCATTAGCAGAAGGGCAAAAAAAATTAGGTTTAAATATTACAAAAGATCAAATTAATGATTTAAAAAATCATTTAAATGATATTGATTGGAATAGAATTACTTTTTATGAAAAAAAATTTCGTCATGATGTCATGGCTCATCTATATGCTTTCGGAGAAAAAGCCGTTTTAGCTAAACCTATTATTCATTTAGGAGCTACAAGTGCTTTTTTAGGAGATAATACAGATATTATTATTATTAGAGATGGATTAAAAATAATATTAAATAAATTAATTAATATTATTTTTCATATGAGAAATTTTTCTTTAGAATATCATAGCCTCCCTACTTTAGCTTTTACTCATTATCAACCCGCTCAGTTAACTACTGTCGGGAAACGATCTTCTTTATGGTTACAAAGTATATTAATGGATGTAGAAGAATTAGAATTTAGATTAAAGCATCTTTCTTTCAGGGGGGTAAAAGGGACTGTAGGGACAGCAGCTAGTTTCAAAGAATTATTTGATGGAGATTTACATAAGTTAAAAACTTTGGAAAAAGAAATTGCTAATAAATTTGGATTTACAAATATTTTTTCTGTAACAGGACAAACTTATGATAGAAAAGTAGATGCACAAATAATAAATTTATTATCCAATATTTCTCAATCTGCTCATAAATTTAGTAATGATTTACGTTTATTACAAAATTTAAAAGAAATGGAAGAGCCTTTTGAAAAAGAACAAATAGGATCTAGTGCCATGGCTTATAAACGTAATCCTATCCGTAGTGAACGGATGGCTTCTTTAGCAAAATATGTAATTTCTTTATCTAATAGTTCTGCTATGGTTACAGCTACTCAATGGTTAGAAAGAACATTAGATGATTCTGCTAATAGAAGATTAGTTATTGCACAATCTTTTTTAGCTATAGATGCCATTCTCATAATATGGAATAATATATTAGAAAATATTGTTGTATATCCTAAAATTATTCATAAACATATTCAAGATGAACTTCCATTTTTAATTACTGAATATATTATTGTAGAAAGTGTAAAAAATGGAGCAGATAGACAAGAAATTCATGAAAGGATCCGTATTCATTCTATGAATGCGAATAATACAATCAAATTAGAAGGAAAAAAAAATGATTTTATAGAACGTATTTTAAAAGATAAAAAAATACCTATTAATGAAAAAAAAATAAATAAAATGTTGAATCCAATGAAATTGATAGGGTTTTCTTCAGATCAAGTTTTAGAATTTATTGAAAAAAAAGTTAATCCAATTTTAAATAAATTTCATTATTTCATAAATTCCCATAGGGATCTTAAAGTTTAG
- a CDS encoding adenylosuccinate synthase produces MPSNVIVGLQWGDEGKGKITDLLSKNSDYVIRYQGGNNSGHSIHIKNRYFILHLIPSGVIYPHIKCIIGPGVVIDPKSLIKEIKDLESIGINTSQILIAKRAHITMPYHRLLDEYKEEALGDRSIGTTHRGIGPTYEDKIARIGIRILDFLNLKIFYKKLKDNINYKNYIFKKIYKKKPLSFNSIYEEYIEYAKILYPRIIDSVYELHEAFKKGKKILFEGAQAMLLDINYGTYPYVTTSSTSTGGVCIGTGIPPTFLKNFIGVAKSYCTRVGSGPFPTEINKNIIRDIIRKKGNEYGSTTKRPRRCGWLDLVSLQYSCMINDIHYLIITKLDVLSELEFIKVCIEYRKNGKKLPYFPANIEYLEKEEQVEAIYIDFPGWKKDISHIHEYENLPKNCKKYINFIESYLKLEILLISIGSERNQNVIKNTSSFFQIFS; encoded by the coding sequence ATGCCTTCAAATGTAATTGTTGGTTTACAATGGGGTGACGAGGGAAAAGGTAAAATTACAGATTTACTTTCTAAAAATTCAGATTATGTCATCCGTTATCAAGGAGGTAATAATTCTGGTCATTCTATTCATATAAAAAATCGTTATTTTATTCTTCATTTAATTCCATCTGGCGTAATATATCCTCATATTAAATGTATTATAGGTCCTGGAGTAGTGATTGATCCTAAATCTTTAATTAAAGAAATAAAAGATTTAGAATCAATAGGAATCAATACTTCTCAAATATTGATTGCAAAAAGAGCACATATTACTATGCCTTATCATCGTTTATTAGATGAATATAAAGAAGAAGCATTAGGAGATAGATCAATTGGAACTACACATCGTGGAATTGGGCCTACTTATGAAGATAAAATTGCACGAATAGGAATTCGTATATTAGATTTTTTAAATCTAAAAATTTTTTATAAAAAATTAAAGGATAATATTAATTATAAAAATTATATTTTTAAGAAAATATATAAAAAAAAACCACTTTCTTTTAACTCTATATATGAAGAATATATAGAGTATGCTAAGATTCTTTATCCTCGTATTATTGATTCCGTATATGAACTACATGAAGCTTTTAAAAAAGGTAAAAAAATTCTTTTTGAAGGAGCTCAAGCTATGTTGTTAGATATTAATTATGGAACATATCCTTATGTAACTACTTCTTCTACTTCTACAGGAGGGGTTTGTATAGGGACAGGAATTCCTCCTACTTTTTTAAAAAATTTTATAGGAGTAGCAAAATCTTATTGTACACGTGTAGGATCTGGTCCGTTTCCTACAGAAATTAATAAAAATATAATTAGGGATATAATACGTAAAAAAGGAAATGAATATGGATCTACGACAAAAAGACCAAGAAGATGTGGATGGTTAGATCTTGTATCTTTACAATATTCTTGTATGATTAATGATATTCATTATTTAATTATTACGAAATTAGATGTATTAAGTGAATTAGAATTTATTAAAGTTTGTATAGAATATAGAAAAAATGGAAAAAAATTACCATATTTTCCAGCAAATATAGAATACTTAGAAAAAGAAGAACAGGTTGAAGCCATTTATATAGATTTTCCTGGTTGGAAAAAAGATATATCTCATATTCATGAATATGAAAATTTACCAAAAAATTGTAAAAAATATATTAACTTTATTGAAAGTTATCTAAAATTGGAAATTTTATTAATTTCAATAGGATCTGAAAGAAATCAAAATGTTATAAAAAATACATCTTCTTTTTTTCAAATTTTTTCTTAA
- the gyrA gene encoding DNA gyrase subunit A, whose translation MNENEKEKLIPINIEDEMKSSYIDYSMSVIVSRALPDARDGLKPVHRRVLYGMYKLGIFSHNSYKKSARIVGEVLGKYHPHGDLSVYETMVRLAQTWTIRYPLIDGQGNFGSLDADPPAAMRYTEVRMKKIAEDMLLDIKKETVKMKLNFDDSLEEPTVLPTRIPNLLINGASGIAVGMATNIPPHNLKETIQAICAYIDNYDISVEKIMEFIKAPDFPTGGTIYGYDGVKKAFYTGRGRIILRARVHFEEIHGRECIIVDEIPYQVNKSEMITKTVGLMKEGKIEGIYQIRDESDRNGLRIVYILKQKTNSNILLNNLFKYTSLQTYFNVNNIALVKGKPVQLNIKDLIQQFVDHRQDIIIRRTQYELKKSTYRVHILTGFLAILNHIDQMIELIQKSKNHQDAHDKLIKKFQLSKNQSKSILDMRLQSLTFLEINKIKKEYKELIKKIDFFNKVLTEPYRRMEIIKKELLDIQEKYQDPRRTKIDYLGNEVHIEDLIEDEQVVITISHAGYIKRTSLSEYKRQGRGGIGNRGALARKYDYIKYLLIATNHQYLLFFTEKGKCFWLRVYEIPEGSKISKGRAIQNMISLQEDDKVNAYILTGDLTNKKYVKNHYVIMVTQKGIIKKTSLESYSRPRKYGINAIIIRKGDFLLEAILTKGDSHVFIAVKSGRIIRFSEKKVRTTGRNSSGVIGIKNDIVIGMICVYEKNNNDKGNLLVVSYKGFGKRSNINNYRITNRGGKGIKTINITKKTGHLISIKYVTDKDDLMIIKKSGIIIRIPVSDIRVMGRNTQGVRLIFLKENDAIADVEKVDKKQDF comes from the coding sequence ATGAATGAAAATGAAAAAGAAAAATTAATTCCTATTAATATTGAAGATGAAATGAAATCTTCTTACATAGATTATTCTATGTCGGTTATTGTCTCTAGAGCTTTACCAGATGCAAGAGATGGATTAAAACCTGTACATAGAAGAGTTTTATATGGAATGTATAAATTAGGAATTTTTTCTCATAATTCTTATAAAAAATCTGCTCGTATTGTAGGTGAAGTATTAGGAAAATATCATCCACATGGAGATCTTTCAGTTTATGAGACAATGGTTCGTCTAGCACAAACATGGACTATTCGTTATCCATTAATAGATGGACAAGGGAATTTTGGATCATTAGATGCTGATCCTCCTGCTGCAATGCGTTATACAGAAGTTAGAATGAAAAAAATAGCTGAAGATATGTTGTTGGATATAAAAAAAGAAACGGTAAAAATGAAATTGAATTTTGATGATTCTTTAGAAGAACCAACTGTATTACCTACACGTATTCCTAATCTTTTAATCAATGGAGCTTCAGGTATTGCTGTTGGTATGGCAACTAATATTCCTCCTCATAATTTAAAAGAAACCATACAAGCTATTTGCGCATATATTGATAATTATGATATATCTGTAGAAAAAATTATGGAATTTATTAAAGCTCCAGATTTTCCTACAGGTGGAACTATTTATGGATATGATGGAGTAAAAAAAGCCTTTTATACAGGAAGAGGACGTATTATTTTACGAGCAAGAGTTCATTTTGAAGAAATTCATGGAAGAGAATGTATTATTGTAGATGAAATTCCTTATCAAGTCAATAAATCAGAAATGATTACTAAAACAGTAGGGTTAATGAAAGAAGGAAAAATAGAAGGAATTTATCAAATTAGGGATGAATCTGATAGAAATGGATTACGTATAGTATATATTCTTAAACAAAAGACAAATTCTAATATATTATTGAATAATTTATTTAAATATACTTCTTTACAAACTTATTTTAATGTCAATAATATAGCTTTAGTTAAAGGAAAACCCGTTCAATTGAATATAAAAGATCTCATACAACAATTTGTAGATCATAGACAAGATATTATTATACGTAGGACTCAATACGAATTAAAAAAATCTACATATAGAGTTCATATTTTGACAGGATTTTTAGCTATATTAAATCATATAGATCAAATGATTGAATTAATTCAAAAGTCTAAAAATCATCAGGACGCACATGATAAATTAATTAAAAAATTTCAATTATCTAAAAATCAATCTAAATCAATTTTAGATATGCGATTACAAAGTCTGACTTTTTTAGAAATTAATAAAATAAAAAAAGAATATAAAGAATTAATAAAAAAAATAGATTTTTTCAATAAGGTTTTAACAGAACCTTATAGAAGAATGGAAATTATTAAAAAAGAACTTTTAGATATTCAAGAAAAATATCAAGATCCACGTAGGACTAAAATAGATTATTTAGGTAATGAAGTTCATATAGAAGATCTTATTGAAGATGAACAGGTCGTCATTACTATTTCTCATGCAGGATATATAAAGAGGACTTCTTTATCAGAATATAAACGTCAAGGAAGAGGTGGAATAGGAAATAGAGGAGCTCTTGCTAGAAAATATGATTATATAAAATATTTACTCATAGCCACTAATCATCAATATTTACTTTTTTTTACAGAAAAAGGAAAATGTTTTTGGTTAAGAGTTTATGAAATACCGGAAGGATCTAAAATTTCTAAAGGAAGAGCTATACAAAATATGATTTCTTTACAAGAAGATGATAAAGTTAATGCTTATATATTAACTGGAGATTTAACTAATAAAAAATATGTGAAGAATCATTATGTTATAATGGTTACTCAAAAAGGAATTATTAAAAAAACTTCTTTAGAAAGTTATTCACGTCCTAGAAAATATGGAATTAATGCTATTATTATTCGTAAAGGAGATTTTTTATTAGAAGCTATTTTAACGAAAGGAGATAGTCATGTATTTATTGCCGTAAAAAGTGGAAGAATTATTCGGTTTTCAGAAAAAAAAGTTCGTACAACTGGAAGAAATTCTTCTGGAGTTATAGGGATTAAAAATGATATAGTAATTGGAATGATATGTGTATATGAGAAGAATAATAATGATAAAGGAAATTTATTAGTAGTGTCATATAAAGGATTTGGAAAAAGATCTAATATAAACAATTATCGTATTACTAATCGTGGAGGAAAAGGAATTAAAACTATAAATATTACTAAAAAAACAGGACATTTAATTTCAATTAAATATGTCACGGATAAAGATGATTTAATGATTATTAAAAAATCAGGAATTATTATCCGTATTCCTGTATCTGATATACGAGTAATGGGGCGTAATACTCAAGGGGTCAGATTGATTTTTCTTAAAGAAAATGATGCTATCGCTGATGTAGAAAAAGTTGATAAAAAACAGGATTTTTAA
- the ruvB gene encoding Holliday junction branch migration DNA helicase RuvB: MSSILEKNLNPKKIKDFIGKNDILENLKIFIQAAKKRKEALDHILFHGPPGLGKTTLAHIVAYELGVHITEASGSILDKPGDLAGLLIHLNLNDVLFIDEIHRLSPIVEEYLYSAMENYKIDIIIDSGSNARSVKIDLSPFTLIGATTRSGLLTAPMRSRFGINIRINYYKKKFLKKIIDRSSKILNIPITDESSYEIANRSRGTPRIANYLLRRVRDFAQIKGNGIININICDLGLKALNIDQYGLEEMDHRILTYIIDHFQGGPVGINTIATAISENPDTIEEVYEPFLIQEGYLIRTPRGRKATLLAYKHLKREISSKKNKKL, from the coding sequence GTGTCATCTATTTTAGAAAAAAATTTAAATCCAAAAAAAATTAAAGATTTTATTGGAAAAAATGATATATTAGAAAATTTAAAAATTTTTATTCAAGCTGCAAAAAAAAGAAAAGAGGCTTTAGATCATATTTTATTTCATGGTCCTCCAGGATTAGGGAAAACTACGTTAGCTCATATTGTTGCTTATGAATTAGGAGTTCATATTACGGAAGCATCAGGATCTATTTTAGATAAACCTGGAGATTTAGCTGGATTGCTGATTCATTTAAATTTAAATGATGTTTTATTTATTGATGAAATTCATCGTCTTTCCCCTATAGTTGAAGAATATTTATATTCTGCTATGGAAAATTATAAAATTGATATTATTATAGATTCTGGATCTAATGCAAGATCAGTAAAAATTGATTTATCTCCTTTTACTTTAATAGGCGCGACTACAAGATCTGGGTTATTAACAGCGCCTATGCGTTCTAGATTTGGAATAAATATTCGTATCAATTATTATAAAAAAAAATTTTTAAAAAAAATTATCGATCGTAGTTCTAAAATATTAAATATTCCAATCACAGATGAGTCTTCATATGAAATAGCAAATAGAAGTCGTGGAACTCCACGTATAGCTAATTATTTACTTCGTAGAGTACGTGATTTTGCTCAAATTAAAGGAAATGGGATTATAAACATTAATATATGTGATTTAGGATTAAAAGCTCTTAATATAGATCAATATGGATTAGAAGAAATGGATCATAGAATTTTGACCTATATTATTGATCATTTTCAAGGAGGTCCTGTAGGAATTAATACTATAGCTACTGCTATTAGTGAAAATCCAGATACTATAGAAGAAGTATATGAACCTTTTCTTATACAAGAAGGATATTTAATTAGAACCCCTAGAGGAAGAAAAGCCACACTTTTAGCTTATAAACATTTAAAACGAGAAATTTCTTCTAAAAAAAATAAAAAATTGTAA